The Bradyrhizobium barranii subsp. barranii genome segment TCCCGCCAAGCTGGCTGAGCGCTCCTCGATGATGGATCTCGCCAAGAAGCTTTACCCCAGAGAGACCCATGAGCGTTTCAGCCGGAGAGGGAGTGAACAACCTCGTCGAGAGGCGTACGACCGGCCTGAGCGGGATCGGGCGGTGGCTGCAGGCGACTGCGGCAGGCCGCCTTGCGGCGCTCGCTCTGCTCGTCGTCGTTCTCGCCTTCCTTTCCGTCTATCCGCTGTCGATGCTGCTCTATGGAAGCCTGCATTCGACGCCGCCGGGAATGGCCGGCACTTTCAATCTGGACGGATACCGCGACGTCATCACGCTGCAAAGCGCGGTGACACTCCTCAACACCGTCGGCATATCCCTGGCCAAGACCATCCCTTCGGTAATCCTGGCCGTCCTGCTCGCCTGGATACTGGCGCGAACCGACACGCCATTCCGGGGGGCTCTGGAAGTCCTGATCACGCTGCCATTCTTCATTCCACCGATCCTCACCGCAATGGCGTGGGGCATGCTCGGCAATCCGCAGGTCGGATTGCTCAATCAGCTCTATCAGTGGGTCACGGGATCGGAGACAGCGCCGATCAACGTCTATTCATATGGCGGCGTCGTCTGGCACATGATGCAGTATTCCGTGCCGTTCCTGTTTCTTCTTATCGTGGACGCCTTCCGAGCGATGGATCCGAGTCTCGAGGAGGCGGCGACCATGTGCGGCGCATCACGCCTGCGAACTTTTCGCTCTGTCACGCTGCAGCTTATGCTGCCCGCGCTGACCGGTGCGGCCATCCTGAGCTTCATTCGCGGCATCGAGAATTTCGAGTCGCCGCTCTTCTTCGGCTCACCGGCGGGAATTAGGGTCATCACGACGGACATCTACGACTCGATCAACCAGCGGTCGCCGCCGCAATATCAGTATGCAACCGCGATCAGCTTCGTCATCATGGCGCTATTGTTCCTGATCGTTCTTCTGCAGCGGCGGATGCTGCGCGGCCGAAGTTTTCAGACCATCACTGGCAAGGGCTATTCGCCTTCGGTGATGAAACTCGGTGCATGGCGATGGGCAACCTTTTCCTTTTGCGTTCTGTTCTTTGTGGTGACGGTGGTTCTCCCGGTCGGACAACTCGTCATCGGCTCGTTCTTCAAGTTCTTCGGGTTCTACCAGTGGGACATGCTGACACTCGAGCACTATCAGGCGGTATTCGGCAGCAGCGAGTTCTGGCGTGGGTTCAGCAACACGATGTTCCTGGGCCTCGTCGGCGCCACGCTGACGATGTTGCTCGGCGCAACCGTCGCCTATGTCTCGGTCCGAACGAAGTGGCGAGGCCGGTTGCTGATCGATTCGATGGCCTGGCTGCCGTGGATGATGCCCGGCATCGTCCTTGGTGTCGGTTTTCTCTGGGGGTTTGCTCTGCTGCCTCACGCGATTCCGATCTACGGCACGATCTGGGCGCTGCTGCTGGCCTATATCTCGCTTGGGACGCCGCTTTCGGTGCGCGCCGTTCGACCTCGAGGAGTGCTCCCGGGTGCATGGCGCAAGCTGGCTGCAAACCATGAGGCGCATCGTCCTTGCCCTGGCCTGGCCTTCCTTCGCCGTCGGATGGGTGCTGGTGTTCTTCGGCATCATGCGCGAGCTGAGCGCATCCGTTCTGCTCTATTCTGTCGGCTCCGAGGTGTTGTCTGTCGTGTTGCTGAAGCTGTGGGCGAACGGCAATGCGGAGCAGGTCAGTGTCATTGGGCTCATCATGATGGTTCTCGTGATCGTCTTCCGTTGGGTTCAACTCAAGTTCATCAGCAGCCGTATCGGTGGAATGTGACCAGGCTTGGATCGTGCCATGTCGAATGTCGTTCTTGAGAAGGTGAGCCGGAGCTTCGGTAATTTCGTCGCGGTCGACGGCGTCGACCTGCGCGTCAGCGAGGGTGAATTCGTGACCCTGCTGGGGCCGTCGGGGTGCGGCAAGACCACGACGTTGCGGATGGTCGCGGGCCTCGAGCAAAATTCCGGCGGCCGCATCAGCATCGGCAACGAGGTCGTCAGCGATGCGGCTCGCGGCGTCTTTGTTCCGTCGGAGCGCCGGCGGCTCGGCATGGTCTTCCAGTCATACGCGATCTGGCCGCACATGACCGTCTTCGAGAACGTCGCCTATCCGCTGCGGGTGCGCCGCAAATCCGCGGCCGAGATACGCGATCTCGTCGCCAGGGCACTCCGCCTCGTCGAAATGCAGGATTTCGCCGAGCGGCCGGCACCGGCGCTGTCCGGCGGCCAGCAGCAGCGAGTGGCGATCGCGCGGGCCCTCGTCTTCGAACCCAAGGTGCTGCTGCTCGACGAGCCGCTCAGCAATCTCGACGCAAAGCTCCGTCTGCAGATGGGCGACGAGTTCCGTTCGATCCAGAGACGGCTCGGCATGACGAGCCTGTACGTGACACATGATCAGGCCGAAGCGATGGCGTTGTCCGACCGTGTGGTCGTGATGGATCGCGGCCGAATCCAGCAGATCGGTGCGCCCGAGGAAATTTATCGCTATCCCGCAAACCGGATCGTGGCGGCCTTCTTCGGAACACCGAACCTGCTGGAGGCCAGTGTGGAGGCCTGCACGCGGATCGACGATCGCCGGGTGCGGCTCAACGTCATCGGCAAGGGCTGGCGTGGTGCGTGCCAGTCGGCAAGCGAGATCCGGCCCGGGCGGCCCGTGACCGTCATGGTTCGTCCCGAGGATGCCCGTATCGCGGCCCCAGATGCGGCTCACAGTGAGCACGAACTTCGATGGTCCGGACAGATTGCGCATACGATCTTCCGCGGTCCGATCCGGTCGGTCGTGGTGCAGACCGACGATAGCCGCCTCAATGTCGATGCGCCGCCGTTCGGTGGCTTCTCCGTCGGAGACAATGTGACCGTCGTCGTTCCGCAGCAGTCGGCTTGGGCTGTGCCGGAGCAGGCCGGCGCAGCTCCTTAAGCCGGGAATGCCTCTCAGCGATAGATCTGCTGAGCCAAAGACAGCATCTCGTTCATGCGTTCTGGATCCGTGGTGCCGAGAAGCTTCGTTGTTTCGATCTGTGCCACCGCGGGATCGACACCGGTCAGCGCGTCCGCCGTGGTCGGCAGCAGCCCGAGCCTCGCAAGGTTCTGCTGCATCGTCTTGCCCAGATAGTATTCCATCAACAGCCGCGCCGCGTTGGGGTGGGGCGCATTCTTCAGCAGCGCGAGATCGTAGCCGACATAGGGCAGCCCCTCCTTTGGCGCGATGAACTTGACCGGGAGGCCCTTGAGTTCGAGCAGCGACGTCAGGCTGTCGGGGATGTAGAGCGGGTATTCGCCGCGCGCTACGCGGCGCTCATTTGCGGGTATCTCCCGGCTGAACTTCAGGTCCTGCTGGGCAAGCTTCTCGTGGAAGGCGCGCCCGTAGAGGTCCTGCAGGACCGAGAAGAGCACGCCGCCGCCGCCGAGCGTCCGCAGATCGTCGCTGAGGATTTTTCCTTTCCAGCGCGGATCCGTTAGGTCGAGCCAGCTTTTCGGCTCGTCCGCCGGCTTGACCAGCATGGTATTCGCCAGGATGCCGTAGACGATCGCAAAGACAGGGAGCCGCATGCCGTCGCTTGGGAAGTCCGCCTTGAGACGGCCGAGGCTGGGGAGGGGGCCGTGAGGTTCGAAGACACGCTCCTCCTTGATCTGCAGCGTGGTCGTGGTCCGCCCGTTCTCGGAGACGTCGGCTGCGTTGCGGCCCGCGGCCTGCTCGATGCGGATGCGCTCCCGGACTTCGCTCGCGCGCGCTTCGAGAATGTCCACGGTGATTCCGTAGGCGGACTCGAACTCCTTCTTGAGCTCCTTGTGCGCGGCAAGGCCGACGAACGCGCTGTAGAGCACCACGCGGCCTTCCTTCTTTGCGGCTGCGACCAGCGCGGACCATTCGCCCTCCGCTCTCGACGGGGCCATGATCGATGGCAGGATCGAAGAGGCGGTCAGTCCAAACACCGTAGCGCGGCGCGTGATGCGCGCGCTTTTCCCGGTCCGGCGTGGCCATTGTCGCTACTCCGCGGCTTGCGGGCTTGGGGCACGCCAGCGAATGGCGGTCTTCAGCTTGTCCTGATAGGCCTCGAGCCAGTCGATCTTCGCATCAGCGTAGTACGAGCCTGCGCGCGCGTTCCAGAACACCTCGGCGTCGTCGACGCCGGGCGGCACGGTGCCGTTGTTGGCGAATGCCCGTGCCGCGTTGAGCAGGCGCCGCCTCGTCCGCGCGATCATCACGTCGCTCGGCGCGAGATGTTCCTTGGTGTGATCGACGATCGGCCCCATGCTTTCCGTGACGGCCTGATCCTGCATCACGATGTTGCGGATGCCCGTGTAGATCTTGTTGGTGCGCTGAGCTTCGCGATCGATCCGATGTTCTGGACCGCACGCCAGCGCCCATACCAGTCCGTGGTGTTGGGCAGATAATCCAGACCGTCGGCCCCGGGGATGCCGCCACCGGATTTCAGCTTGGAGCTCGAGTAAGTCGCCCCCTTGGCGCGGCCGCCATAGATCGAGATCAGCATCGTGTGGGTGTCGTCCATGGGCACCCACGCCTTGGCGACCACGTGGTCGGCAAAGTCGGCGTTCGGGGTCTGGGTCCAGAACGGCAGTGAGAAATGCGCCATGCGCCAGTGCATTCGATCGTCCGCTTCCGGCCGAAACGCGCCGTACATCGTGCCCCAGTCGGTCTCGGTGACCTTGTACTCCGGCGCTCGGTTGGAAACCGTGTGACGGGCCGGGTGGCCTTCCTCGAAATCATCAGGGTTGATGTGTCCGGCATGCAGGAAGCCGAAATGCGACGTGTCGATATCGCCTTCGAGGCCCTGGAGCCAGTTGGCTTCGCGTTGGAGGATGGTGACGGTCAGATCCTGCTCCGGAACGAACAGCGCTTCGTGCATCGGCATCGGCGGCGCTTCGGCCCGCGCGCCCATGTAAACCCATATGAGGCCCGCGCACTCGCGAACCCTGTAGCTTTTTGCGCGGACCTTTTCCTTGAAATCCTGCGGAGGGGGGACGTTCGGCATTTCGAGGCAGCGGCCGTCAACGTCGAACTTCCAGCCGTGATAGACGCAACGGATGCCGTCCTGCTCGTTACGGCCGAGGAACAGCGAGGCACAGCGATGTGGACATTGATGATCCAGCACGCCAACCCGGCCCGAGCTGTCACGGAAGGCAATGAGCTGCTCACCGAGCAGCATCAGGCGCATTGGATCGCCGTCGACTGATAGTTCCGAAGAAAGAGCGGCGGGTATCCAGTATTGCCGCATCATCTCGCCCATGACCGTACCTGGGCCAACCAGCGTCAGATCCTGGCCGTCAGTCGATTTCGACATGGTGATCCTCCCTAGCTCTTTTGAATGCTTATTATTTGCATTATGCAAGTAATTCGCCCCTGCGTCAATGACGCGATCGTCCGGAAAGCGAGCGGTTGAGCGGTGCAGGGCAACTCGTTATGGTTCTGCTCCCATCACCGCGAGCAAATTGTCTTGATGAACAAGGTCAGCACGATCCTCCCGCTCGAGAACTGGACCGGATACCGGTTCGGTCTCATCGCTTCGCGGCTGGGCAGCTTCATCTCCCCTATGTACGAAGATCGTTACGAGCTGACGATGCCGGCCTGGCGAAGCCTCGCGGTCATTGCCAGGCATCAGCCGCTGACGGCCACGCAACTTGCGACATTGACCTCGTCCGATGCGTTCAAGGTCGCGCGCTCCATCGAATTGCTGGTGCGCCGAGGGCTGATTCATCGTGACGTGGATAAAGCGGACCGCCGCCGCGCCAGCCTGAGCCTCACGACCGATGGCCGCAAGGTTTACAAGGATATCGAGAAATTCGTTGTTCGGGTCGAGCGCAAGCTCATGGCCGCGCTCGATCCGCACGAAATCGAGGTTTTGAGGCGAAGCCTCGACAAGCTCGATCAGCAACTGGAGAGCGAGATCAAAGCACAGGGCCGCGAGAAATTCCTATAGCGGTCTCCGGCGGCCCCGTCTGCGCCTCAGTATCTCACAATGTCCGAATGCCGCTCTTGATGCCATCGGCGATCTGACCAATCTGCTCCTCGTTGATGATAAGAGGCGGCGACAGGATCAGTGTATCGCCAACAGCGCGAACAAAGATCCCATTTTCGAAACAATGGTTCGCCACGGCGCGGGCTCGTTGACCAGGAGCGTTCGGGGCAGCTTCGATCTCCACGGCCCCAAGTAGCCCGAGGTTGCGGATATCGCGGACCGCGCCGCCGGCGCCCCTGATGTCGTGAATGACGGCTTCCCATGTCCCGGCGATGCGCGCAACTTTCTCGAAGATGCCTTTCTCCTGATAGACATCGAGGGTGGCAATCGCGGCGGCGCAGGCAAGCGGGTGGCCGGAGTAGGTGTAGCCGTGAGCGAGCTCGACGGTGGCCTCCGGTCCCTGCGACATGGCCTCGTGCACATGATGATGAACCAGCACGCCTCCCATTGGAACGGCGCCGTTGCTCATTCCCTTCGCGTAGGTGATGAGATCCGGCGTGACGCCCAGAGCCTGTGCGGCAAAGGGCGCCCCTAGTCTTCCGAAGGCTGTGACAACCTCGTCGAAGATCAGCAGGATGCCGTGCTTGCGGGTGATCTCGCGCAGTCGTTTGAGATAGCCTTTGGGCGGCGGCAGCACGCCGCCGGCTCCGGCGACCGGCTCGACGATCACGGCTGCGACCGTCGAGGGGTCCATCGCGGTCAAGACCTTCCAGCGCGTCTGCAAATTCGACGCCGTGCTCGGGCTCGCCTTTGCTGAACGCATTGCGGGTGAGATCATGTGTGTGAGGAAGGTGTGATACCCCCGGAAGCATGACGCCGAACTGCGCCCGCTGCCACCCGATGCCAGAGACCGAGAGTCCGCCGAATCCCATTCCATGGTAACTGGGCTGGCGCCCGATCAGGTGTTGGCGATGGCCTTCGCCGCGTGCCCGGTGATAGGCCAGCGCCATCTTCAGCGCGGTATCGACCGCCTCGGAGCCGGATCCGGCAAGGAAAGTATGGTCAAACCCTTCCGGCGCGATCTCCAACGCGGCAAAGTCAGCTAAGGGCCAAAAGGCGAATTACACCGTGACCAGCTCGGGGATTTCCGGTCTAGGCAATGTGTGCGCCGTCGCTCTCTCCCATTTGTCAACGTGGTTGACGGTAATTGCCCGGAATTGCTGTTCCGCGAACTATTGGATGGACTCTTCCGGCAACCAGCTGAATTTGCCTTCGCAAAACTGGTCGTGGTGGTTGAAGTTCGGCGCGTGGACCGGATGCATTAGCGATGTCATGACGCGCGATATGGACTCCCGAGGTGAACGGCGCCGTTGAAGTTGCCGTCGCCTGCACCTCTTTCGTAATGAAACAATGGCCGGCCACAGCGCGACCGGCGACGGTGTCGTCATGCTGGCGGGAGCGCAGCCGCGGCAGACGACCGGAGAGATGATCTAATCATTCGGAAAGGCGTTATCCAACAGAGGAGTATCCTATGAAGTTGGCTCAAACATCAACACTACTCATTTGTCTGCTCGGCGCGCCGGGAATTTCGTTGGCCGCGGACGCCAAGGGGGACGTGGAGAAGGCTTACGCCGCTTGGGATGCCGCATTTAATAAGCACGACGAGAAAGCCATCGGCGCCTCCTATGTCGCGACGGCAAAATTGATGCCGCCCACACATCAGGTCGCGTCGGGGCCGGCCGAGATCGAGAAGTTCTTTGCCGGACTCTTCGCGAGCGGTGTGACGGATCACAAGTTGGAGATGATCGATGCCGGCGGAGACGACAAGGTAGTCTTCGGCACAGCCAAGTGGAGCACTACGGGTACGGACAAGGAGGGCAAGCCGTCTCCCTTCAGTGGTTTGGCGACGCACGTCTTCGAACGCCAAGCCGACGGATCGCTCAAATTGAGGCTGCAAACATTCAACTAAAGCGGTCGAAGCTTAATCGGTTCGGCGAGGCGGCGGCCTTACCGGACGCCCAAAAGGGCTACTTGTCTCCGGTGCAAGATATGTCCGGGTTGGGTCAAGCTGCGACTTAACGGGGAGGGCAGTTCTTGGCGAAACGCGGACATTTGCCCTGATCGGCACGTCTCCGAAGAGCCAAGATCAGAGTGATCGTCGCATTCGGTCGCGGCGTGGACTTGCTACCTACGATGACGTGAGGATTCCGCAGCTATCCTCTCATACAACGCCACCTCTACGCGCTAGTGCGGCAGAAGAGCTATCTGCTGGGGTCATTTGGAGCAACGGCCTCCTCGAACAGCTCAACCTTACCGCGCGTGTTGTCTGTTACCGCAAAAACCTCGTAAAAATCGATCTGCGGCTTCATGCCGTAGCGCTGGATGATGCCCTCGAGCCACGGCCCGGTGTAGAACGCCGTAGCGTCCTCGATACGCTCCCACTGGTACACGCCGCCGCCCGCCCAGCCGCTTTCGGACCAGATGAAGTGCTTGCTGATCAGCCCCGTCACCCCGCGGAAGTTGGGGGCGATCTTGTGAAAGTGCTCGCGACACGCGGCGTGGTCGATCTGCGGCGGCAGTGTGTATCGTACAACGGCGGTAATCATGCGACCTCCTTGTAAGTATGCCCCGGCGCAACATTGACCATCTACTCGCGCCGATCGCGATCAAATGCGACAGACGCCGCCGTGAGTAGGTCAACACGATTGACAAGAGCCTTAATCGCCGCGCGGCTATCTCCTTCCAATTTTTTGCGTTAATGTGAAGCTCTTCACACCTGTGTAGCAGACGGGCTCGGATGATGC includes the following:
- a CDS encoding ABC transporter ATP-binding protein, coding for MSNVVLEKVSRSFGNFVAVDGVDLRVSEGEFVTLLGPSGCGKTTTLRMVAGLEQNSGGRISIGNEVVSDAARGVFVPSERRRLGMVFQSYAIWPHMTVFENVAYPLRVRRKSAAEIRDLVARALRLVEMQDFAERPAPALSGGQQQRVAIARALVFEPKVLLLDEPLSNLDAKLRLQMGDEFRSIQRRLGMTSLYVTHDQAEAMALSDRVVVMDRGRIQQIGAPEEIYRYPANRIVAAFFGTPNLLEASVEACTRIDDRRVRLNVIGKGWRGACQSASEIRPGRPVTVMVRPEDARIAAPDAAHSEHELRWSGQIAHTIFRGPIRSVVVQTDDSRLNVDAPPFGGFSVGDNVTVVVPQQSAWAVPEQAGAAP
- a CDS encoding ABC transporter substrate-binding protein, with amino-acid sequence MAPSRAEGEWSALVAAAKKEGRVVLYSAFVGLAAHKELKKEFESAYGITVDILEARASEVRERIRIEQAAGRNAADVSENGRTTTTLQIKEERVFEPHGPLPSLGRLKADFPSDGMRLPVFAIVYGILANTMLVKPADEPKSWLDLTDPRWKGKILSDDLRTLGGGGVLFSVLQDLYGRAFHEKLAQQDLKFSREIPANERRVARGEYPLYIPDSLTSLLELKGLPVKFIAPKEGLPYVGYDLALLKNAPHPNAARLLMEYYLGKTMQQNLARLGLLPTTADALTGVDPAVAQIETTKLLGTTDPERMNEMLSLAQQIYR
- a CDS encoding Rieske 2Fe-2S domain-containing protein, which codes for MSKSTDGQDLTLVGPGTVMGEMMRQYWIPAALSSELSVDGDPMRLMLLGEQLIAFRDSSGRVGVLDHQCPHRCASLFLGRNEQDGIRCVYHGWKFDVDGRCLEMPNVPPPQDFKEKVRAKSYRVRECAGLIWVYMGARAEAPPMPMHEALFVPEQDLTVTILQREANWLQGLEGDIDTSHFGFLHAGHINPDDFEEGHPARHTVSNRAPEYKVTETDWGTMYGAFRPEADDRMHWRMAHFSLPFWTQTPNADFADHVVAKAWVPMDDTHTMLISIYGGRAKGATYSSSKLKSGGGIPGADGLDYLPNTTDWYGRWRAVQNIGSIAKLSAPTRSTRASATS
- a CDS encoding MarR family winged helix-turn-helix transcriptional regulator, encoding MNKVSTILPLENWTGYRFGLIASRLGSFISPMYEDRYELTMPAWRSLAVIARHQPLTATQLATLTSSDAFKVARSIELLVRRGLIHRDVDKADRRRASLSLTTDGRKVYKDIEKFVVRVERKLMAALDPHEIEVLRRSLDKLDQQLESEIKAQGREKFL
- a CDS encoding aminotransferase class III-fold pyridoxal phosphate-dependent enzyme codes for the protein MDPSTVAAVIVEPVAGAGGVLPPPKGYLKRLREITRKHGILLIFDEVVTAFGRLGAPFAAQALGVTPDLITYAKGMSNGAVPMGGVLVHHHVHEAMSQGPEATVELAHGYTYSGHPLACAAAIATLDVYQEKGIFEKVARIAGTWEAVIHDIRGAGGAVRDIRNLGLLGAVEIEAAPNAPGQRARAVANHCFENGIFVRAVGDTLILSPPLIINEEQIGQIADGIKSGIRTL
- a CDS encoding YybH family protein → MKLAQTSTLLICLLGAPGISLAADAKGDVEKAYAAWDAAFNKHDEKAIGASYVATAKLMPPTHQVASGPAEIEKFFAGLFASGVTDHKLEMIDAGGDDKVVFGTAKWSTTGTDKEGKPSPFSGLATHVFERQADGSLKLRLQTFN